AGGTCGCAGTGCGGTGCGTACCGCTCCATCTCGCTGTCGCCGAATCCCCACGTGTTGCGGCTTTCCGGATTGAGCCAGATTACGCGGCGGGCCCGTTGCTTGACCTCGCGCAGCGCCCAATCGTGCGGCAGATTATAGTTGTTACGCGCGTCGCCGAGAATGATCACGGTGGTGCGCTTGTTGACGGCGCCCAGATGATCGTTCGCAAAGTTGCGGAACGAACGCCCGAAATCCGAGTGCGCGTACACGTTAATGATGTCGCCCTTGAGCGCGACGTCGAGCGCTTCCTTGACGTCGTTGGTGCGGAAGCTCTCGGTGACTTCGCCGATATCCGAGACAAAGACGAAGCTGCGCACCCGCGAATAAAGGTCCTGCAGTGAATAGACGAACTGCAGCATGAAGCGCGAGGCGTTGCGCACCGAGTCGGAGACGTCGCACATGATCAAAATCTGCGGCTTCTCGCGCTTGCGCCGTTCGAACCAGAGCTTGAAGGGCACGCCGCCGTTGACCAGATTTTTGCGCAGCGTGCGCTTGATGTCGAAGCGGCCCTTTTTCTGGCGCTTGCGCCGGATCGCGATGATATTCTTGAGCCGCTGGGCGAGCCGGGTCACGGCCTCGCGCATCTTGTCGAGTTCTTCATCGCTCAGATAGTAGAAGCTCTTGTCGGCGAGCTGGTTCATCCGCGCTTCTTCGCGCGATTTGAGATCGCGTTTCTCACGTTCCTGGCGCACATACTTGCGGATGATATCGTCGAGCATCTTGAGGCGTCGATCGAGGTATTCCTCCATCTTGGCGCGCATCGCAGAGCCCATGTCGAGCTTGGCGAGCTGGTCGCGCAGCTCCTTGATTTCCTGCTCGAGCTTGTCGAAGCCCAGCGCGCGGGCGAGCGCGCGGGCGAAATAATTCTCCTCGATGGTCCGCTGTATACCCTGCATCCGCACAGCGCGCGCGGCCTCGCGCATCATCCGTTCGAGTTGGCCATCACGATTCTGCAGCAGCTCCTTGGCGAGCTCGGACAATTCGTCGCCATGCTCCTTGAGCATCTTTTCCATCTGATCAAGGAAGTCCTGAAAATCCTGATCGGACATGGCGAGCGCGTCCTGCACAGATTTGCTCGCTCCCTTGATGATTTCACCCAGCCCGGTGAAATAGACGTCAAAGAGTTCCTCGAAGACCGGGATTTCGTGCGAACGCTTGATCATGGTCGAGCGCAAGGCCGAGCGGAACAGCTCGCGCTCGTTGAGTCCGGTCACCTCCGAAGCGCTGATAGCGTCGAGGGTTTCCGCCAGCGACACACGCACGCCGTTCTGCCGCAGCAGGTTGGCAAATTCGACCAGCTTGTCTTCCATCGTTACTCCGCGGCCCAATCGCGATGCCGTCCGCGCAGGCGGTACAGCTTTGGCGGCTTCAGCAGGCTTCTCAAATTTTACGCGGTCGCGCTAACCCAGCAAAGATCACTATTTCAAAAGGTCTTGGTCACCCAAAGATCTCTTGGTCAATTCAAAAGATCTTTGTCACTCGCCGGCTTCCCCAATGGAGCGGCTGCGGCGGCTTCACCGCCACCCCGTTTGGCGCGCACCCGCCGCATATATTCCTTGAGCTCGTCCTGCGCCTTGCGCACGTCGCCTTCGTACTTGACGATCGTGTCGAGCGTCTCGTCGACCAGGGCGCTGTCGAGATTCTGGACGTTGAGCAAGGTCAGCGCCTTGACCCAATCGAGGGTTTCGCTGATCCCGGGGGTTTTCTTGAGATCGAGCTTGCGCAATGACTGCACCAGCAGCACGACGTCCTCGGCCAGCGCGACGGCGGCGTCGGGCACCTTGATCTTGACGATCGCGAGTTCCTGCTCCTTGCTCGGAAAATCGATATAGAGGTGCAGGCAGCGGCGCTTGAGGGCGTCCGACATTTCGCGGGCATTGTTCGAGGTCAGAATCACCAGCGGAATATTTTTCGCCTTGAACGTGCCGATTTCCGGAATCGTCACCTGGAAATCCGAGAGCAGTTCGAGCAGGAAGGCCTCGAACTCGGCGTCGGCCTTGTCGATCTCGTCAATCAGCAGGACGACGCGCTTGTCGGATCGGATCGCCTTCAACAGCGGACGCGGCAGCACGAAGCGCTCCGAGAAGAACACTTCGTCCTCGGCGGCGATCTTGTCGACCGCCTGCGCGAGTCCCTGCGCTCCCACCAGCACTTCGCTGACCTTGTCCTTGAGAATCTGCGTGTAGAGCAGTTGCTTGGCGTACTCCCACTCGTAGAGCGCCTTGCCTTCGTCGAGACCCTCGTAGCACTGGAGACGGATCAGCTCGAGGTCAAGTGAACTCGCGAGCACTTTCGCGAGATCGGTCTTGCCGACGCCTGCCGGGCCTTCGACCAGCACGGGCTTGCCCATCGCGGTGGCCAGATAGATGACGGTCGCGATGCGCCGGCTCGCAATATAGTTGTTCTGCGTAAAGCGCTCGATTACCTCGTCGATCGATGAGAACATTCACCCTCCTCGGCTGCTGCAGCTGGAACTCTCCCTCCCGCGCAATCCATCTTGCATATCACGGCGCGTGCGCGCGGGGGAAGCATTCCGCCACGATCGCCAATTGACCGCACCGCGCGCCGTCGAGTCGGCCTGAGTCGAGCACGAGATTGGTCAACGTACCTCTTGTGATTGGAGGCGACTCTTTGGCAAGTTGAATCCGGTATGTGCACGCTCGCCATCTATTTTCAGGTCTTTGCCGACTATCCGGTTGTCGTGGCTGCGAACCGAGACGAATATCTGGAGCGCCCGACGATCCCGCCAACCATCCTTTCCCAGCAGCCCTTAGTGGTCGGCGGTAAAGACCTGCGGGCGAGCGGCACGTGGCTGGGCATCAATGAGCACGGAATTCTCGCCGGGCTGCTTAATCGCCGCAATGGCGAGGCCGAGAACGATCCGAGGCTGCGCTCGCGCGGGATGCTCTGTCTGGACGCGTTGCGCCACGAGTCCGTCAGGGCCGCGGCGGATTTCGCGGCCAGTCAGCGCGGCGGCGATTACAACCCTTTCAATCTATTGATCGCCGGGCGCGACGAGGCTTTTGTCGCCTACAACCGCTTCGCCCAGATTACGTTGATCAAGCTCACCCCGGGCTTCCATCTTTTGACCAACATCGACATCGACGATTTCGAGTGTCCGCGCATCAGCCGCTCGCACGGCCGTTTCGCCGAGCTGGCGCGGCGCGAAGATTTCGCCGGCGATCCGCTGGGTAATCGCGCCGCTTTGAGCGCGCTGCTGGCCGATCATTCGACCCAGTTGGACCCGCGCTCTGGCCGTCCCAACTCGCTCTGTATGCATCTGGGCGATTACGGCACGCGCTCGTCGAGCCTGATCTTCCTGGCGCGGGAACACGATCGCATCGAGCATTTTTTCGCCCCCGGCGCGCCCTGCGTCGCGACCTACGAACCGGCTCTAGTGCCAAACCGCGCAGCCGAGACCGGCGCTATCTCGCGCCCAATCCAAAACCCTTAGCCGGTCTCCAATTTTTCGACTGCTGGCAGGCAGTCGGCTTCGTGGTTGAACAGCATCAGCGATGATAACGGGTGGGCGAACACCGCGGACCAAAGGGAGCTAAAGCTTGCTGAGCGAAGCCGTTTGGTCTAAAGATGAGTTGAAATCGGTGAATCTTTCTCCAGGAGGTCTTTCATATGGCGACCGGGAAGCTCGTAGGAGAATATTCGGCCAAGTTCAACACGATCACGTTCAGTATTGGCCCGCATGGTAGCACTATTCTGCAAGCCAATACCGAAGGGTCGGTAACAGGAATGGGCACGGTCTTGGGAACTGCAACCTTCGTCGTGGGCGGCGGCAAGAGTGGAACCTATAGTTGGTGTGGCATCGCCTACTTGGACAATGGTGAGCAGGTCGCCAGTAACGGCGTCGGCAGCTACGAGAGTATCGGCAAGCACCGCTGGCGCACACAGGTACCTGAGGTCCGGCAGTCCGATGGACGCACGCTAGCCTTCGAAGGTGAGCTCGAACTGGCCACGCGGTCTTGGATCGGCAAGCTATTCGAGAGAAGCTGAACGCGAGGCCGTCAGGGTCGACCAGCCGTCGCGCCTATTACCTTCTTCCTATCAGAATGACCCGTGGTTGGCTCCCAGAACAACCCGCCCGCGTAGGTTGCAGCGCCTGCGCGCGAAGCTCCTGATAGCCAAACTAGCGAAGTCGGGCGGGCGTAAGGCTCGAATGCGAGGTGCTCGACCCGCGCAGATTCGCGGCCTAGGTCGAAATCCGCATCGAGGCCTTTTATCCGGCATTAGATCTTCTGAGCACTGCTAGCCAGCGGCCGTGACACTCTGTGAGCGGAGTCTCAAAAGAGAGATCGGCGTAAGCCGCGATCATCTCGAAGCAGCCTGAGGCGCGGGCCGCGAGCTCCATCAGCGGCGGCGTGGTGTAGCGCACCGGGATGACGTCGCGCGTGACGACCGTACGCTCAGGAAAATGGATCGTGCATTCCAGCTCGTAGATCGATTGCATCGTGTCAGGCCAGACGATTGGCTGATAGAATTCCCGCACCTCGACGGCGACCCCCCCTACCCTCACTTTGCGCCGCCGCCATGGCCTGCGGCGCGCGGTGAGCTCGACGCCGTGATGGCGATCGATATCGATGCAATACAATCCGCGTGGCCGCAGGCATTTAGCCACCGACTTAAAGTGATACATTAAGTCTTGGTTGCCGTGCAGCACCGGAAAAGTTTCAGACATGAAAAACGCCGCGTCAAAGAGTGGTTCGGGCAGACTGAATTTCACGATCGGCCGCCGATAGAAGCGTACTCGCTCGACGCCGCCGGAGCGCGCCCGTCCCGCCGCGATCATAGTCGCTGAGCGATCGATTCCGACGACGCTGATTTTGTCACCGGCCAAAATCTGCCCATGCGGCGAGTCCCCGCAGGCAATATCGAGGACGCGTCGCACCGGACGCTTGTAGTGTCGCTGCCAGACTTTTTTGAGAAAGCTCACCTCGTCCTCGATATCCCCCGGGCGCTCCATGTGCACCCGCCGGAAGATCGTGGGAAACTCATAGATGCTCGGTTCCATGCGCGCAGCTTAATCACCGGTTGCGCCGAAAGCTTGTCAAATTGTTAAACTGGATTTCATTCAATCGATTGACTTTTATAATCGTATGGCTTAATTTGCTGATGAGCAATGGAGTCCGGATACGAATGCGTGCAGCAGCGGAGCAGGTTCAGGAGCGCGGGCAGGTTCAGGAGCGCGGGCAGGTCACGCGTCAGCGGCTGATCGACGCCGCGCTGGCGGTCTTTGGCGAATACGGCTTCGACGGCGCGAGTACACGGACGTTGGCCGATCGCGCCGGCGCCAATCTGGCGGCAATTCCCTACCACTTCCGCAGCAAGGAAGGGCTTTACCGCGCAGCTGCCCAACACATCGTCGATCGGATGGCGGCGCAGATGGCCTCGTTGCTCGACGAGATCGAGCAGGCCTTGCAGAATCCGCGGCTGCCGCGCGAAGAAGCGCTGGGTCTGCTGCATCGCTACCTCGATGCGCTCGTCACGGTTCTGGTCGGCTGGCGGGAGGCGGATAACTGGTGCGCCTTCATCATGCGGGAACAACTCGCGCCCGGCGCCGCGTTCGACATACTTTATGAGGGCTTCATGCGGCGGCTTGGCGACGTCCTCGCGGGCCTGTTGAGCGCGCTGCTCAAGCCACCGAAGAACGAGCACACGCTTGCTCTGAGCGCGATCGCGATTTTCGGACAAATCCTGGTTTTTCGCACGGGCCGGAACTCGGCGCTGCGGCGCTTGGGCTGGAAGGAGTTCTCCAGTGATCATCTCAAACAGATTCAATCGATGATCCGCAACCACGTCGATCGTATCGTGACGCAAGGGGGATGAAGCCATGGATAGTCCCGCAGCAGGTGGTGAATCACATCTGTCACCGGCAGCGGTGGCGACCTCCACGCCGAGCCTGGTTAGCGCGCGCACGCTCGTAAAGATTCTTATCGCGATTACGATTCTTGCCGGGCTGGCCGTCGCCGGCGTGCCGCTTTGGAACTATCTGCATTCGTACGAAGCGACCGACGATGCGGAAATCGACGGCCATATCGCGCCGATCTCGGCGCGGATCGACGGCACGATCGCGCAGATCTATGTGCAGGAGACCGAGAGCGTCAAAGCCGGACAGTGGTTAGCCGCGGTCGATCCGCGCGATCAACAGGTGGCCGTCGAAAACGCCCGCGCCAACCTCGCGCTGGCCGAGGCGCAGGTCAGCGGCGCGCGCGCCGACTATCGGGCGGCGCTCGACAAGTCACATGAATCCGCGGCAACGGCCGTGAAAGCCACTCGCGACGCTGCGCGCTATACCGATTTGCTCAAGCAGGGAGTCGTCGCGCGGGACGACTACGAGGAAAAAATCCGCCTCGACCGCGTTGCCGCAGCCACGGTCGAGTCCGACCGCGCGTCGGCCGACTCAACCGCCAAGGTCATCGCCGCCCGCGAGGCTGCAGTGCAGGCGGCGCAGGCCGCGCTCGATCAGGCCTTGCTGAATCTGAGTTATACAAAAATCGTGGCGCCGATAAACGGCGTAATCGGCAAAAAAACCGTCGAGGTCGGGCAGCGCGTGCAGCCGGGCGAGCAGATGATGGCGGTCGTGGGACTCGATGACATCTGGGTCACTGCCAATTTCAAGGAAACGCAGGTCCGTCGCATGCACGCGGGCCAGCGCGTCTCTATTCATGTCGATGAACTCGGGCGCGATTATGACGGCTACGTCGAGGGGATGGCCGGGGCCAGCGGTGAAATGTACAGCCTGATCCCGCCGGAAAATGCCACCGGCAACTACGTCAAAGTAGTGCAGCGCCTGCCGATTCGCATCCGCTTCCGGCCGGGCCAGGACGGCGACCATGCGCTCCGTCCCGGACTTTCGGTCGAGCCCACCGTCTGGCTGCGATGAGCGCCGCGCCGCGAGCGATCGCGCCGGTGCGGGTAAAGCCGCGGCATAATCCGTGGGCGATCGCGCTGACGGTCACGATGGCGACCTTCATGGAGATCCTCGACACCAGTATCGCCAACGTCTCGCTGCCGCATATCGCCGGCGGCCTCTCGTCGAGCGTTGACGAGAGCACCTGGATTCTAACCGCCTACCTGGTCGCCAATGCGATCGTGCTGCCGATCAGCGCGTGGATTACCGGTCGGGTCGGGCGCAAGCGCTTCTACATGACTTGCGTGGCGCTGTTCACGGCAAGCTCGTTTCTATGTGGGATCGCGCCCAGCCTGACGGTGCTGATTTGCGCGCGCGTGATGCAGGGCGCGGGCGGCGGTGGTCTGCAGCCGAGCGAGCAGGCAATCCTCTCCGATACCTTCCCGCCCGAAAAGTTCGGGATGGCGTTCGCGGTTTATGGGATGGCGGTCGTGCTGGCGCCGGCGATCGGGCCGACGCTGGGCGGCTTCATCACCGACAATTTCAGTTGGCGCTGGATTTTCTTCATCAATGTGCCGGTGGGCCTAATATCGCTTCTGCTGACCTACCGCATGGTCGATGATCCGCCCTACATGAACGCTGCGAGCCAGGCCGCGGCGCGCAAACAGAGCGTCGATTACATCGGGCTGGGCCTGATCGCGCTCGGCCTCGGCTGCCTGCAGGTCGTGCTCGACAAGGGCCAGGAGGACGATTGGTTTCAATCGCATTTCATTGCGATCCTGAGCGTCATCGCCGTCGCCGCGCTGCTCATCTTCGTGCTCTGGGAGTGGCGTCAGCAGCATCCCATTCTTGATCTCAAGCTCTTCCGCAGCCGTTCATTCGCCATCGCCGCACTGATGATGTTCGTGCTCGGCGTGGTGCTCTACGGCTCGACGACGCTGCTGCCGCTCTTCCTGCAGGAATTGCTCGGCTATACCGCTCAACTCTCAGGCTTTGTATTATCGCCCGGCGCGCTGGCGATCCTCGTCCTGATGCCGGTGGTCGGGACGCTGATCGGCAGGTTCGAGGCGCGCTGGCTCGCCGGAATCGGCTTTGCAATTTCCGCGCTGGCGCTGTTTCACATGTGCGGGCTTGATCTGAAAATCGATTTTCGCACCGCCATGATGTATCGCATTTATCAATCGGTCGGCCTCGCTTTTCTCTTCATCCCGATCAACACTGCAGCCTTCGCCTCGGCCACCGGCGAAAACAGCAATCAGATCTCGAGTCTCGCGAATCTCTTCCGCAATATCGGCGGCAGCGTCGGCATCTCGATGTGTGCGACGCTGGTGGCGCGTCGCAGCCAGATCCATCAGGACACGCTGGCGCGCCACATCACCAACTACGACGGCCAGTTCCGTAGCATGCGTGACGGCCTGAGCACGAATCTCTCGCACTCCGGTTTCAGTCAACCCGATGCGCTGCACCAATCGCTCGGCCGCATCTACGGAATGGTGCAGCAACAGGCCGCGGCGCAGGCTTATATCGATACTTTCTGGCTCCTCGCCGTCGCCTGCCTCTGCATGTTGCCGCTGGTCTTGCTGATGGGCAGAAACGATCCGCACAAAGCGATGACCGCGCATTAATCGCGCCACGCGCCTTGCCCTGCGAGCGGCTGGTGTTATGCTCGACGCGCTTTGATGAGATTATCGGGACGCGGAGGCCGGGAAGATGAGCAAGCCGCTCGAGGGCGTCAGGATTATCGAGATCGCGCAGGAGATTCAGGGACCCTTCGCCGGGCTGTTTCTCGCCGACCTCGGCGCCGAGGTGACCAAGGTCGAAAATCGCGAGATCGGCGATCTGAGCCGCTGGCTGCTGGCGCAGCTAATCGGCGGGCCGAACGTTAAAAATGCGAATGTCTCGCACTACTTCACCGCGATGAATCGCGGCAAGCGCAGCATCACTGCCGATCTCAAAAAGCCCGAGGCGATCGCAATTGTGCGCCGGATGGTGAAGACGCACGACGTCCTGATGACCAATTACCGGCCCGGCGTGCTCGAACGGCTGGGACTCGGTTATGAAGAGCTACTTACGGTGAACCCGCGCATCATCTTTGCGCAGGCGAGTTCGTGGGGTCCGCAGGGCCCGTGGGCGAAGCGCCCGAGCCGCGACACGCTGGCGCAGGCGGCCAGCGGCCTGATGTCCAAGACCGGCATGCCGGACGACAACCCCTTGCCCGCGGGCGCCGCGATCGCGGATCAGGCCGGCGCGCTGACGCTGGCGGGCGGCATCCTCGCTGCGCTCTTCGCGCGCGAACGCACTGGTCAGGGACAGCGGATTGATGCTTCCATTTACGGCACGATGATCGCCGCGCAAGGCTTCGAACTGAACTACGCGTCGATGACCGGCGAGGAACCGCAGCGCGCCGGCCGCTGCCATCCATTTCTGCACGGCATCTGGGGCGCCTTTCGCACCAGTGACGGTCATCTGTGCATTGCCGGGGTCGACGATCAGCGCTGGCCGCGCTTCTGCCGGATCATGGGAATCGAGGAGTTGCTCAACGATTCCGAATGCGACAACGTCACGCGCAATTTCCACGGCGCGAAAATCGAGAAAGTGCTCGACGGCATTTTCCCCCGAAAATCCACCGCTGAATGGCTCAAGGAGCTGACCGACGCGGATATCCTCGTGACCGAGGTCGCGAACTATCAACAGGTGCTCGCGAGCGAACAGGCGCGCATCAACGGCTATCTGCTCGATCTCGAGCATCCGGTCGCCGGCAAAATCACGGTGACCGGATGTCCCGTGACGCTCAACGGCGAGGTCACGCACGAGGCTCAGCCGGCGCCGGAGCACGGGCAGCATACCGAGGAAATCCTGCTCGAGCTCGGCTATTCGTGGGAGGAGATCGGCGCGCTGCGCGATGCTCAAGTGGTCTGACGAATAGTTGAACGATTGGACAGTGGGCGCGCGATCCGACTAGCATCCGTACTGCGGCAGCCGTCGATGGCGCCGCAAAATCTCAGCGCGAATCTCAGGAGGATATCATGGCAAAGTACACCTTCGTCGTCTTGACCAACGCCACCGAAGGCAAGGAGACCGAGTTTAACCGCTGGTACAACGAGCAGCACATCCCCGACGTGCTCAACGTCCCCGGTTTTGTCTGTGCGCAGCGTTTCCGCCTCGCAGATACCCAAGGCGGAAAAGTTGATCAATCACACAAGTATCTGGCGCTCTACGAGATTGAGACCGACGATCTTGAAGCAACGCTCAAAGATCTGCGTTCGCGCGGCGGCACCCCCGATATGATTATGAGCGACGCGATCGATTTGAAGGCTGCCAACGCGAGAATCTTCGCGCCGGTAGCTGACAAAGTTATGGCGCGCGATGTCGCGCGTCCGCGCCGCGCCGCTTAACCCAGCCGAAATTCACGAAATTGCGGCCCGGGCTCGCCTCACGAGCCCGGGCTGCTTCGTGATGAGCCGACCACCCTCCCCTGCCTGATCGCTCCGGCCGCACCTGCTCTGCGTGTATAATGCGCATCGATGAAAGTTCTGGTGATCGGCAAGGGCGGGCGCGAGCATGCGCTCTGCTGGAGGCTCAATCAGAGTCCGACGGTCTGGGGACTTTTCTGCACGAGCGGAAATCCGGGCATTGAGCAGTTGGCCAAGCCGGTTGAGATCCCACCGACCGACACGGGCGCGCTTGCCGCTTTTGCGCTCAAGGAAAAAATCGATCTCACGATCGTCGGACCGGAGGATCCGCTGGCGGACGGCATCGTCGACGCGTTCCACGAGCGCGGCCTCACCATCTTAGGACCCTCGCGCGCGGCGGCGCAGCTAGAAGCCAGCAAGGCTTTCGCCAAATCCGTGATGCTCGCGGCGGGCGTGCGCACCGCCGCCGGCGAGGCTTTTGCCGATCGCGATCACGCTTTCGCTTACATCGAAGATCATCCCGGGCCCCTTGTGGTCAAAGCAGACGGTCTGGCGCTCGGCAAAGGCGTCACCGTTTGCGCGGACGCGACCGAAGCGCGCGCGGCGTTCATAGAAGCGCTCGAGCAGCGGCGTTTCGGCGCCGCCGGCAGCCGCGTCGTAATCGAGGAGCGGCTCGCGGGCGAGGAGGTCTCCTTCTTCGCGCTCTGCCACGGGCACGACGCCGTTGCTCTCGGCTGCGTGCAGGATCACAAGACGGTTTACGACGGCGATCTCGGCCCCAATACGGGCGGGATGGGCGCCTACTCGCCGATCCCTCGTTTCGACCGCGCTTTCGAGAGCCGCGTGATGGCCGAGGTCATACGCCCTACCCTGCGTGAAATGGCGCGCCGCGGGACGCCCTTCAGCGGCGTCCTGTTTGCAGGCCTGATGGTCGCTCGCGACGAAAATACTATGCGCGACAAAATCAACGTCCTCGAATTCAACGTCCGCTTCGGCGATCCGGAATGCGAAGCCTTGATGATGCGTTTCGACGGCGACCTCGCCGCCACTCTGTTGGCAATCGCGCAGGGGCGCGCGCACGAGGCGGTCGTCAGGCTGTCGCCGCGCGTGGCCGTCGCGCTCGTGCTCAGCGCCGGCGGCTATCCGGGCGAATATCGCACCCAGTTGCCGATTGACGGCTTAGCCCGCCTCGACGGCGGCGAGCCCTCCGCGCTCAAGACTCAATGGGCGCTGAAGAAGACCCGCGTGAAGGTCTTCCATGCCGGCACCTCGATTCGCGACGGCCGCCTGGTCACCGCCGGTGGCCGCGTGATGGTCGTAACCGCGCTCGCAGAAACCCTTGCGCAAGCGGTTGCAACCGTTTATCAGGCCGCGGACTTGATCGAGTTCGAGGGCAAGCATTTTCGCCGCGACATCGCTTATCGCGCGCTCAGGTAACAGATGGGTGAGCAGCGATTGAATCGGAATCTGGAAGCGGCGATCGCGGCCTTGCGGGCGGGAGAGTTGGTGGTCTATCCCACCGAGACCTTCTATGGTCTGGCCGCAGATCCGGAATCTTCCGCGTCGATGGAGGCGCTCCTGTCCCTCAAGGGCCGTGATCCCGATAAGCCAATTGCACTGATCGCCGCCGATTCTGAGTCAGCCTTTGCGCTGGCGCGCGAGATTCCGCTCGACGCGCGCCGTCTGGCTGCGGCGTTCTGGCCGGGACCACTCACGCTGGTCTTGCCCGCGCGCCCCGGATTGCATCCGGCCCTGGTTGGCGCCGGCGGCGTCGGCGTGCGTGTGTCGTCGCATCCACTCGCG
The genomic region above belongs to Candidatus Binataceae bacterium and contains:
- the purD gene encoding phosphoribosylamine--glycine ligase; the encoded protein is MKVLVIGKGGREHALCWRLNQSPTVWGLFCTSGNPGIEQLAKPVEIPPTDTGALAAFALKEKIDLTIVGPEDPLADGIVDAFHERGLTILGPSRAAAQLEASKAFAKSVMLAAGVRTAAGEAFADRDHAFAYIEDHPGPLVVKADGLALGKGVTVCADATEARAAFIEALEQRRFGAAGSRVVIEERLAGEEVSFFALCHGHDAVALGCVQDHKTVYDGDLGPNTGGMGAYSPIPRFDRAFESRVMAEVIRPTLREMARRGTPFSGVLFAGLMVARDENTMRDKINVLEFNVRFGDPECEALMMRFDGDLAATLLAIAQGRAHEAVVRLSPRVAVALVLSAGGYPGEYRTQLPIDGLARLDGGEPSALKTQWALKKTRVKVFHAGTSIRDGRLVTAGGRVMVVTALAETLAQAVATVYQAADLIEFEGKHFRRDIAYRALR
- a CDS encoding L-threonylcarbamoyladenylate synthase is translated as MGEQRLNRNLEAAIAALRAGELVVYPTETFYGLAADPESSASMEALLSLKGRDPDKPIALIAADSESAFALAREIPLDARRLAAAFWPGPLTLVLPARPGLHPALVGAGGVGVRVSSHPLARALAAGLGRPITATSANLAGQPPISAPDQLRAVFADKIKVILEDGILSGGAPSTVIEFVHNNYRIVRPGAIAEPVIAEALTATGAPR